The Candidatus Methylomirabilis lanthanidiphila genome includes a region encoding these proteins:
- a CDS encoding FAD-binding protein, with protein sequence MNVELLTGRLAGIVEADHVLAGESRALYAVDDRVPQAVVFPGDAQELSEIMRLASSDGLSVVPWGSGTTIGLGGIPAKVDLVVGLTRLNRIVDHEPGDLTATVQAGIPLREVQASLHRSGQFLPFDPARCERRTIGGILATNSSGPWRHRHGTARDLVIGIRVVHADGTITKGGAKVVKSVSGYDMNKLYIGSLGTLGIILEATFKLYPLPAVERTWMALCPAGETAARALAQVLHSTIICTRVELLSSIAAQSVGRQAGCDVPAGAVALAMSVSSVSEAVDAQIAAIRQLCEREGAAAGFLVEGSAQDSLWQAVCDFPSASGDGRSWVTLKASVLPTQVIDTIGYAETLARNLGLESAAIAEAGCGIVRLSWRSAPGAAVRDPISLAKGIEDLRHWVVRHGGSLVILSAPSPIKAVVDVWGPIGNTLALMRELKRQLDPQRLLNPGRFVGGI encoded by the coding sequence TTGAACGTTGAACTTCTGACCGGACGGCTGGCTGGGATTGTCGAGGCAGATCATGTCTTGGCAGGAGAGTCCCGCGCCCTATACGCCGTCGATGACCGAGTTCCGCAGGCGGTCGTCTTTCCCGGAGACGCGCAAGAACTTTCCGAGATCATGCGGCTCGCGTCGTCTGATGGGCTTTCGGTCGTACCGTGGGGAAGCGGAACAACGATCGGTCTCGGAGGCATTCCTGCAAAGGTCGATCTGGTTGTTGGGCTCACGAGACTGAACCGGATCGTCGATCACGAACCGGGCGATCTGACGGCAACTGTCCAGGCCGGGATTCCGCTTCGCGAGGTTCAGGCGTCTCTTCACCGCAGCGGCCAGTTTCTCCCCTTCGATCCGGCCCGCTGCGAGCGGAGGACCATTGGGGGTATCCTTGCCACGAATTCCAGCGGCCCGTGGCGGCACCGGCATGGAACCGCCCGCGACCTGGTCATCGGAATTCGCGTCGTCCATGCCGACGGCACCATCACGAAGGGCGGCGCAAAGGTAGTCAAGAGTGTCAGCGGGTACGATATGAACAAACTTTACATCGGCTCGCTGGGGACGCTTGGTATTATTCTCGAGGCCACCTTCAAGCTCTATCCGTTGCCCGCCGTAGAGCGAACCTGGATGGCGTTGTGTCCGGCGGGCGAAACGGCTGCCCGCGCGCTGGCTCAGGTTCTCCATTCGACCATCATCTGCACCAGGGTTGAGCTGCTCTCGTCCATTGCGGCGCAATCGGTTGGCAGGCAGGCCGGCTGCGACGTTCCGGCGGGGGCCGTCGCGTTGGCAATGTCGGTGAGCAGTGTGTCGGAGGCGGTGGATGCTCAGATCGCAGCCATCAGGCAGCTCTGCGAGCGGGAGGGGGCGGCGGCAGGATTCCTCGTCGAGGGGAGCGCGCAAGATAGTTTGTGGCAGGCTGTCTGCGATTTTCCTTCAGCGAGCGGCGATGGTCGGTCCTGGGTCACGTTGAAGGCGAGTGTGCTGCCGACCCAGGTGATCGACACGATCGGCTACGCTGAGACGCTTGCCAGGAATCTCGGCCTGGAGTCGGCTGCCATCGCTGAGGCCGGGTGCGGGATCGTCAGGCTGTCCTGGAGGAGCGCTCCGGGTGCGGCGGTGCGAGATCCGATCTCCCTTGCGAAGGGGATCGAAGATCTTCGGCACTGGGTCGTACGCCATGGTGGGAGTCTGGTGATCCTGTCGGCGCCGTCACCGATCAAGGCCGTCGTCGATGTGTGGGGCCCGATCGGCAATACCCTGGCTCTGATGCGGGAATTGAAGCGCCAGCTCGATCCCCAACGGCTGCTCAATCCGGGTCGTTTCGTAGGAGGCATCTAG